The following are encoded together in the Xanthomonas sacchari genome:
- a CDS encoding aldehyde dehydrogenase family protein — translation MSADLLKALGLAATNSGTYLGNGEWSSATGAGVLQPLNPSSNAIIAEVQATTEQDYETVIARAQAAFKIWRTTPAPRRGEAVRLCGEALRKHKDALGSLVALEMGKSKPEGDGEVQEMIDIADFAVGQSRMLYGYTLHSERPGHRMYEQYQPLGLVGIISAFNFPVAVWSWNAFLAAICGDICIWKPSNKTPLTAIASMKICNDALRDAGFPDIFFLINDAGVALSERLVEDTRIPLISFTGSTQVGRVVAEKCARRLGRCLLELGGNNAIILDESADLKLAVPGIVFGAVGTAGQRCTTTRRLIVHESIYDTVLATLVKAYKQVEGKIGDPTDPANLMGPLNSRGAVEQFLDSIARAKAAGGTVETGGTALDRPGNFVLPAIVTGLKNSDEVVQHETFAPILYVMKYSTLDEAIDMQNGVPQGLSSSIFTQNLKAAEKFLSAAGSDCGIANVNIGTSGAEIGGAFGGEKDTGGGRESGSDAWKVYMRRQTNTINYSDSLPLAQGIKFDL, via the coding sequence ATGTCCGCTGACCTGCTCAAGGCGCTCGGCCTCGCCGCCACCAACTCCGGCACCTATCTCGGCAACGGCGAGTGGTCCAGCGCCACCGGCGCCGGCGTACTGCAGCCGCTGAACCCGTCGAGCAACGCCATCATCGCCGAGGTGCAGGCCACCACCGAGCAGGACTACGAGACGGTGATCGCCCGCGCCCAGGCCGCGTTCAAGATCTGGCGCACCACCCCGGCCCCGCGCCGCGGCGAGGCGGTGCGGCTGTGCGGCGAGGCGCTGCGCAAGCACAAGGACGCGCTGGGCTCGCTGGTCGCGCTGGAAATGGGCAAGAGCAAGCCGGAAGGCGACGGCGAAGTGCAGGAGATGATCGACATCGCCGATTTCGCGGTCGGCCAGAGCCGCATGCTCTATGGCTACACCCTGCACTCGGAGCGCCCCGGCCACCGCATGTACGAGCAGTACCAGCCGCTGGGCCTGGTCGGCATCATCAGCGCGTTCAATTTTCCGGTCGCGGTGTGGAGCTGGAACGCGTTCCTGGCGGCGATCTGCGGCGACATCTGCATCTGGAAGCCGTCCAACAAGACCCCGCTGACCGCCATCGCGTCGATGAAGATCTGCAACGACGCGCTGCGCGATGCCGGCTTCCCGGACATCTTCTTCCTGATCAACGATGCCGGCGTCGCCCTGTCCGAGCGCCTGGTCGAGGACACCCGCATCCCGCTGATCAGCTTCACCGGCTCCACCCAGGTCGGCCGCGTCGTGGCCGAGAAGTGCGCGCGCCGCCTGGGCCGCTGCCTGCTGGAGCTGGGCGGCAACAACGCGATCATCCTCGACGAGAGCGCCGACCTGAAGCTGGCGGTGCCCGGCATCGTGTTCGGCGCGGTCGGCACCGCCGGCCAGCGCTGCACCACCACGCGTCGCCTGATCGTGCACGAATCGATCTACGACACCGTGCTGGCGACCCTGGTCAAGGCCTACAAGCAGGTCGAAGGCAAGATCGGCGACCCCACCGACCCGGCCAACCTGATGGGCCCGCTGAACAGCCGCGGCGCGGTCGAGCAGTTCCTGGACTCGATCGCCAGGGCCAAGGCCGCCGGCGGCACCGTCGAGACCGGCGGCACCGCGCTGGATCGTCCTGGCAACTTCGTGCTGCCAGCCATCGTCACCGGCCTGAAGAACAGCGATGAAGTGGTGCAGCACGAGACCTTCGCGCCGATCCTGTACGTGATGAAGTACAGCACCCTGGACGAGGCCATCGACATGCAGAACGGCGTGCCGCAGGGCCTGTCCTCGTCGATCTTCACCCAGAACCTGAAGGCGGCGGAGAAGTTCCTGTCCGCGGCCGGCAGCGACTGCGGCATCGCCAACGTCAACATCGGCACCTCCGGCGCCGAGATCGGCGGCGCCTTCGGCGGCGAGAAGGACACCGGCGGCGGCCGCGAATCCGGCTCGGACGCGTGGAAGGTGTACATGCGCCGGCAGACCAACACGATCAACTACTCCGATTCGCTGCCGCTGGCGCAGGGCATCA